The Halococcus agarilyticus genome includes a region encoding these proteins:
- a CDS encoding arginase family protein produces MGELTVFWDESFLDHEPPAGEFETEWTGRLAVREPHPDRAARVRNVRHIVEHALAEHVEWAAVDPITDEQLHRVHDPEYVTEFETFCEAGGGRLTTETGANEATPEAARHAAGAARLAAEAAFDSDRTPYALVRPSGHHAQPAQADGFCFYNNVAVAAEHLLVTGRAERVAILDWDVHHGNGTQEVFYDRDDVLFVSLHNDHWSWDPAAHPQSGDVDERGIGDGDGYNRNVPLPPGTGNAGYAYAFEQIVEPAIAAFDPDVLLVSAGQDPGTMDPLGRNVVTKAGFEEMGRRARELATRYADGRLALVQEGGYQISHLAYATLGVLEGALDVHTGVDDPFAWLDEDEQSARRAIDRIADAFADE; encoded by the coding sequence ATGGGGGAACTCACCGTCTTCTGGGACGAGAGCTTCCTCGACCACGAGCCGCCGGCAGGCGAGTTCGAGACCGAGTGGACCGGCCGCCTCGCGGTCCGAGAACCCCACCCCGACCGCGCGGCCCGCGTTCGCAACGTCAGGCACATCGTCGAACACGCGCTCGCCGAACACGTCGAGTGGGCCGCCGTCGATCCGATCACCGACGAGCAGCTCCACCGGGTTCACGACCCCGAATACGTCACGGAGTTCGAGACGTTCTGCGAGGCGGGCGGCGGCCGACTCACCACGGAAACGGGCGCGAACGAAGCCACTCCCGAGGCCGCGCGACACGCCGCCGGAGCCGCGCGCCTGGCGGCCGAAGCGGCGTTCGACAGCGACAGGACGCCGTACGCGCTCGTCAGGCCGAGCGGCCACCACGCCCAGCCGGCACAGGCCGACGGGTTCTGTTTCTACAACAACGTCGCCGTCGCCGCCGAACACCTCCTCGTGACGGGGCGGGCGGAGCGGGTCGCGATCCTCGACTGGGACGTCCACCACGGCAACGGCACCCAGGAGGTGTTCTACGACCGCGACGACGTGCTGTTCGTGAGCCTCCACAACGACCACTGGTCGTGGGATCCAGCGGCCCATCCTCAGTCGGGCGACGTCGACGAACGCGGGATCGGCGACGGGGACGGCTACAACCGCAACGTGCCGCTCCCGCCCGGCACCGGCAACGCCGGCTACGCGTACGCCTTCGAGCAGATCGTCGAGCCAGCCATCGCGGCGTTCGATCCGGACGTCCTCCTCGTCAGCGCGGGTCAGGATCCGGGGACGATGGACCCGCTCGGACGGAACGTCGTGACGAAGGCGGGGTTCGAGGAGATGGGGCGGCGTGCCCGTGAGCTGGCGACGCGGTACGCCGACGGCCGCCTCGCGCTCGTCCAGGAGGGCGGCTACCAGATCAGTCACCTCGCGTACGCCACGCTCGGGGTGCTCGAAGGCGCTCTCGACGTTCACACTGGAGTCGACGACCCGTTCGCGTGGCTCGACGAGGACGAACAGTCCGCACGGCGGGCGATCGACCGCATCGCGGACGCGTTCGCCGACGAGTAG
- a CDS encoding amidase gives MTTETTHVSATQLAAEIRRGERSPIDAVDAVFERIERNDDLNAFVQLREAEAREEAAEAAQAIENGEPVGPLHGVPIALKDLDSFIEGMPCTYGSKPFADHVPDRTTVIVERLLDAGAIVVGSTNTPEFGHKGDTTNPLFGATGNPFDPSKTAGGSSGGSAAAVAAGMVPIALGSDAGGSIRIPASACGVYGLKPTAGLVPEDSRPDALESAAPFICLGGLTTTVADTALLLDIVAGDHPRDPLSVPDERLDYLAATNRAIDDLSIAYSPDFGVFPLEDEVAARVDTVVDTLERAGATVERTDPDFEPSFDEMMEAEYVTFETVLASTAESLERREGVDLLPDHREDLSPKLVQLMENGYDHSAVAFKQADVVRTATYDAIQNVLDDHDLLLTATLGVPPFEKGRLGPETVNGEPIDPHMEWLLTWPLNLTGQPAASVPAGLSDDGLPIGAQLVGPRFGEEELLAASAAIERRQPWVDDLP, from the coding sequence ATGACCACGGAGACAACCCACGTATCGGCAACGCAACTGGCGGCCGAGATCAGACGCGGCGAACGATCGCCGATCGACGCGGTCGACGCCGTGTTCGAGCGTATCGAGCGAAACGACGACCTGAACGCCTTCGTCCAGCTGCGCGAGGCGGAGGCACGGGAGGAAGCGGCCGAGGCTGCCCAGGCGATCGAAAACGGCGAGCCGGTGGGACCGCTCCACGGCGTGCCCATCGCGCTGAAGGACCTCGATTCGTTCATCGAGGGAATGCCCTGTACGTACGGGTCGAAGCCGTTCGCGGACCACGTTCCGGACAGAACGACTGTTATCGTCGAGCGGCTGCTCGATGCGGGGGCGATCGTCGTGGGATCGACGAACACGCCGGAGTTCGGACACAAGGGCGATACCACGAACCCGCTGTTCGGCGCGACGGGCAACCCCTTCGATCCCTCGAAAACGGCGGGCGGCTCGTCGGGCGGCAGCGCCGCCGCGGTCGCCGCGGGCATGGTGCCGATCGCGCTCGGCTCCGATGCCGGCGGGTCGATCCGCATCCCGGCGAGCGCCTGTGGCGTCTACGGACTGAAGCCGACGGCCGGGCTCGTGCCGGAGGATTCCCGCCCCGACGCGCTCGAATCCGCCGCCCCGTTCATCTGTCTCGGTGGACTCACCACGACCGTCGCCGACACCGCGCTGCTCCTCGATATCGTCGCTGGCGACCACCCTCGGGACCCGCTCAGTGTACCGGACGAGCGGCTGGACTACCTGGCGGCGACGAACCGCGCGATCGACGACCTCTCGATCGCCTACAGTCCGGATTTCGGCGTGTTCCCGCTCGAAGACGAGGTCGCAGCGCGCGTCGACACCGTGGTCGACACGCTCGAACGTGCGGGCGCGACCGTCGAGCGCACCGACCCCGATTTCGAACCCTCCTTCGACGAGATGATGGAGGCGGAGTACGTCACCTTCGAGACGGTGCTGGCGTCCACGGCCGAGAGCCTCGAGCGCCGCGAGGGCGTCGACCTCCTCCCCGACCATCGCGAGGACCTCTCCCCGAAGCTGGTCCAACTCATGGAGAACGGGTACGATCACAGCGCCGTCGCGTTCAAGCAGGCGGACGTCGTGCGAACGGCGACGTACGACGCGATCCAGAACGTGCTCGACGACCACGACCTCCTGCTCACCGCCACGCTCGGCGTGCCGCCGTTCGAGAAGGGGAGACTCGGACCGGAGACGGTGAACGGCGAGCCGATCGATCCGCACATGGAGTGGTTGCTCACGTGGCCGCTGAACCTGACTGGCCAGCCCGCGGCGTCGGTGCCGGCCGGCCTCTCGGACGACGGTCTGCCCATCGGTGCCCAGTTGGTCGGCCCACGGTTCGGCGAGGAGGAGCTACTGGCAGCGAGCGCAGCGATCGAACGCCGCCAGCCGTGGGTCGACGATCTCCCATGA
- a CDS encoding sodium:solute symporter family protein, with amino-acid sequence MALNDLLPAILILGYIGLLGVVVLVWGRMRDNTMEEYAVAGRSYPWWMMIFTILATWIVASAYTSWFALAGSGGTIAFYLVVYTIAGLVVYYAIAPRIWKWGKLHDLYNMPDFIRLRFNSPALSVLVAVAAIVIGAPWQVLSIKTFGLLMSEATNGTISFDVGMGIITAVILVYIVFAGMRSVVVTDFIQGIISTIVLFVGLVWIANSLFGGYGPMLEQIARQNPELLVVNGGSGYWASIILTGALGGYAWLEIFNRIFLAKNVREVKKVAVGAPIIAVLATFLLLLLGLGISLVPQAASAGESAFFVMARMAGGPLLLAGVGIVVLAAGMSSIDSQLTTVGVVTAWNIVKELKPDIPTGRAVNISRVVIVAWVAMAFYIATFDLPLLARIAIWTYEALVHIVPPIFLGLFWRKGNKYGAFAGIAVGLAVTFGINLTLALGVGGPVPALGGFTGAIIGLPVNVAIYVAAAYLGPEVDYVDELFEEVREFDDETLDVASREAVLDDYDPLSPGEND; translated from the coding sequence ATGGCGCTGAACGATCTCCTTCCTGCGATCCTCATCCTCGGCTACATCGGGCTACTGGGAGTGGTCGTCCTCGTCTGGGGGCGAATGCGCGACAACACCATGGAGGAGTACGCGGTCGCCGGTCGGTCGTACCCGTGGTGGATGATGATCTTCACGATCCTCGCGACGTGGATCGTCGCCAGCGCCTACACCAGCTGGTTCGCCCTGGCCGGCTCCGGCGGTACCATCGCCTTCTATCTCGTCGTGTACACCATCGCCGGGCTGGTGGTGTACTACGCCATCGCCCCCCGTATCTGGAAGTGGGGGAAGCTCCACGACCTCTACAACATGCCCGACTTCATCCGCCTCCGGTTCAATTCGCCGGCACTGTCGGTGCTCGTGGCCGTTGCGGCGATCGTCATCGGCGCGCCGTGGCAGGTGTTGAGCATCAAGACGTTCGGGCTCCTGATGAGCGAGGCGACGAACGGTACCATCTCGTTCGACGTCGGCATGGGGATCATCACGGCGGTGATCCTCGTGTACATCGTCTTCGCGGGGATGCGAAGCGTCGTCGTCACTGACTTCATCCAGGGAATCATTTCGACGATCGTGCTGTTCGTCGGTCTCGTGTGGATCGCCAACAGCCTGTTCGGCGGCTACGGACCGATGTTGGAACAGATCGCACGGCAAAACCCCGAGCTGCTCGTCGTCAATGGCGGGAGCGGCTACTGGGCGTCGATCATCCTCACCGGGGCGCTCGGCGGCTACGCGTGGCTCGAGATCTTCAACCGAATCTTTCTCGCAAAGAACGTTCGAGAAGTGAAAAAAGTCGCCGTCGGGGCACCGATCATCGCGGTCCTCGCCACGTTCTTGCTGTTGCTTCTCGGATTGGGGATCAGCCTCGTCCCGCAGGCAGCGTCAGCGGGCGAGAGCGCCTTCTTCGTCATGGCCCGGATGGCCGGTGGGCCGCTGTTGCTCGCGGGTGTCGGGATCGTCGTGCTCGCCGCCGGCATGTCGAGCATCGACTCCCAGCTCACGACGGTCGGCGTCGTTACGGCGTGGAACATCGTCAAAGAGCTCAAACCGGACATCCCGACCGGGCGTGCGGTCAACATATCCCGAGTCGTCATCGTCGCGTGGGTGGCGATGGCGTTCTACATCGCGACGTTCGATCTCCCCCTGTTGGCCCGGATCGCGATCTGGACCTACGAGGCCCTCGTCCACATCGTCCCACCGATCTTCCTCGGACTGTTCTGGCGAAAGGGGAACAAGTACGGCGCGTTCGCGGGCATCGCCGTCGGGCTCGCCGTGACCTTCGGTATCAACCTCACGCTGGCGCTCGGCGTCGGTGGCCCGGTTCCCGCTCTCGGTGGGTTCACCGGCGCTATCATCGGGCTTCCGGTGAACGTCGCCATCTACGTCGCCGCGGCGTATCTCGGGCCCGAAGTCGACTACGTCGACGAACTCTTCGAGGAGGTCCGCGAGTTCGACGACGAGACGCTCGATGTCGCGAGCCGCGAGGCGGTCCTCGACGATTACGATCCGCTCTCACCGGGCGAAAACGACTGA
- a CDS encoding Zn-dependent hydrolase — MVTIDAERFRDSFETYSAIGATEQGGLHRLALTDADRKARDRFVADLREIGLDVRIDAIGNVFARRDGTNADAAPVLIGSHLDTQPRGGRFDGQLGVLAALETLRTLEEEDIETERPIEIVDWTNEEGSRFQHAMLGSAVFVGELGLETALAMTDADGTRLGDALERIGYDGEHPVRSHDHHAYLELHVEQGPKLAEHGASVGVVDGVFGIRWLEATIHGETDHAGPTPMHARHDAVATAADAVSEINALPNRLSTDAVTTVGRIRAEPDSINVVPDRAEFTIDVRSADDDVVQTAAERVAAELAAACERHRTTYELDTVWETSVTEFAPELREAVGDAAATLDVAHERVVSGAGHDAKYLSRIMPAGMVFVPSVGGTTHNEAEFTEWDDCVAGANVYANAALSLAGDV; from the coding sequence ATGGTGACGATCGATGCGGAACGGTTTCGGGACTCGTTCGAAACGTACTCCGCGATCGGTGCCACCGAGCAGGGTGGTCTCCATCGTCTTGCGCTCACCGATGCGGATCGGAAAGCGCGCGACCGGTTCGTCGCCGACCTTCGGGAGATCGGTCTCGACGTTCGGATCGATGCGATCGGCAATGTCTTCGCGAGGCGTGACGGGACGAACGCGGATGCGGCTCCCGTTCTGATCGGATCACACCTCGACACACAGCCTCGTGGCGGGCGATTCGACGGACAGCTCGGGGTGCTTGCGGCACTGGAGACGCTTCGAACCCTCGAAGAGGAGGACATCGAAACCGAACGTCCGATCGAAATCGTCGACTGGACCAACGAGGAGGGCTCTCGGTTCCAGCACGCCATGCTCGGGAGCGCGGTTTTCGTCGGCGAACTCGGTCTCGAAACGGCGCTCGCCATGACGGATGCGGATGGGACGCGTCTCGGCGACGCACTCGAACGCATCGGCTACGACGGCGAGCACCCAGTTCGGTCACACGACCACCACGCCTACCTCGAACTCCACGTGGAGCAGGGACCGAAACTGGCGGAGCACGGAGCCTCGGTCGGCGTCGTCGACGGTGTGTTCGGGATCCGATGGCTCGAAGCAACGATTCACGGTGAGACGGATCACGCTGGCCCGACGCCGATGCACGCCCGTCACGATGCGGTGGCGACGGCGGCGGACGCCGTGAGCGAGATCAACGCCCTCCCGAACCGGCTCTCGACCGACGCGGTGACGACTGTCGGCCGGATACGAGCCGAACCGGACTCGATCAACGTCGTCCCCGACCGCGCCGAGTTCACCATCGATGTCCGTTCCGCGGACGACGATGTCGTCCAGACGGCCGCCGAGCGCGTCGCGGCCGAGCTCGCGGCGGCGTGCGAACGACATCGGACGACGTACGAGCTCGACACGGTTTGGGAAACCTCCGTCACGGAGTTCGCGCCGGAACTCCGCGAAGCGGTCGGTGACGCTGCTGCGACGCTTGACGTCGCGCACGAGCGGGTCGTGAGCGGTGCTGGACACGATGCGAAATATCTCTCCCGAATCATGCCTGCTGGAATGGTGTTTGTCCCGTCCGTTGGCGGGACGACACACAACGAAGCCGAGTTCACCGAGTGGGACGACTGTGTCGCGGGGGCCAATGTGTACGCAAACGCCGCGCTCTCGCTTGCCGGCGACGTGTGA
- a CDS encoding ornithine cyclodeaminase family protein, with protein MTSSTSHTAALDGQVPDGTRIISAADVREYADMPAIIDGLQSAFRSYEGGDATMPPKSYVDLPEVNGDFRSMPAQVGEGAGVKWVNVHPDNPDRFGLPTVMGLVVYSDPESAYPLAVIDGTELTRFRTGAAAGVATRHLAPPDTDSLGLLGAGVQARTQLAAIATEFDLAEVVVSDLDESAIEAFVDKESHRDCEIVGGTPAELGRCDVISTTTPSRDPILDAEWIGEGTHINAMGADAPGKQELDPAILDSAAVVVDDWEQCSHSGEINVPVADGTFTRADVAATVGEVVTEDRSSLRTATTVFDSTGLAIQDIATAEQLYTAAEDVGAGEMIDIVSS; from the coding sequence ATGACGTCTTCAACTAGTCACACCGCAGCGCTCGACGGCCAGGTGCCGGACGGCACCCGGATCATCAGTGCCGCCGACGTTCGCGAGTACGCGGACATGCCTGCCATCATCGACGGCCTCCAGAGCGCGTTCCGGTCGTACGAGGGCGGCGACGCGACGATGCCGCCGAAGTCGTACGTCGATCTCCCCGAGGTCAACGGCGACTTCCGCTCGATGCCGGCCCAGGTCGGCGAAGGGGCCGGCGTCAAGTGGGTCAACGTCCACCCCGACAACCCCGATCGGTTCGGGCTCCCGACCGTGATGGGGCTCGTGGTGTACAGCGATCCCGAATCGGCGTACCCGCTCGCGGTGATCGACGGCACCGAGCTCACCCGCTTTCGGACCGGGGCCGCCGCTGGCGTCGCGACCCGTCACCTCGCTCCGCCCGATACCGACTCGCTGGGGCTGCTCGGTGCCGGCGTTCAGGCCCGCACCCAGCTCGCGGCGATCGCGACCGAGTTCGACCTCGCCGAAGTCGTGGTCTCGGATCTCGACGAGAGCGCCATCGAGGCGTTCGTCGACAAGGAGTCCCACCGCGACTGCGAGATCGTCGGCGGCACCCCCGCAGAGCTCGGCCGGTGTGACGTGATCTCGACGACGACACCCTCCCGCGACCCGATCCTCGACGCCGAGTGGATCGGCGAGGGGACCCACATCAACGCGATGGGGGCCGACGCACCGGGCAAGCAGGAGCTCGATCCCGCGATCCTCGACAGCGCGGCGGTCGTCGTCGACGACTGGGAGCAGTGCTCGCACAGCGGCGAGATCAATGTCCCCGTGGCCGATGGAACGTTCACCCGGGCGGACGTGGCGGCGACGGTCGGCGAGGTCGTCACCGAGGACCGGTCGTCGCTCCGGACGGCGACGACGGTGTTCGACTCGACCGGGCTCGCGATCCAGGACATCGCCACCGCCGAACAGCTCTACACCGCCGCCGAGGACGTCGGCGCGGGCGAGATGATCGACATCGTGTCGTCGTAG
- a CDS encoding aminotransferase family protein: MSQQAPAARSDGTSIPHWYDPTGDVLTITEGSGVTVTDDAGKEYLDFCSQLYCANLGHDQESVVEAMADQARQIPYVSSAKSTPIREELAERLAEIAPGDLSHTFLSISGSEANEVAVQLAREYHDAPKVLTRWRSYHGGTYGAGSLTGDPDTRATLENHAATTGAAKFLPPIPRAFDTDDPDELARLAADHLEFVIRNEDPDSIAAILTEPVAGTSGGFPAPPGYFERVRELCDEYDISLIADEVIAGFGRCGDWFGMDTEPVDPDMITFAKGVTGAYAPLAGVIAGPDVGSYVEREGFDLGQTFGGHPVACAAGVAAIDAYTEGPIENVGELEPVLREGLEDLEATHDVVHDVHGRGFLWTVEFADPETGEPFHDPRVDDGDNPVMDVLGAAREDGVLFGGGRPSFQIMVTPPLITSDDQLDRAVSVLDGAIDDVFN, encoded by the coding sequence ATGTCACAGCAGGCACCGGCTGCACGGAGCGACGGGACGAGCATCCCCCACTGGTACGATCCCACCGGCGACGTGCTCACGATCACCGAGGGGTCGGGCGTCACCGTCACGGACGACGCGGGGAAGGAGTACCTCGACTTCTGCTCGCAGCTGTACTGCGCCAACCTCGGCCACGACCAGGAGTCGGTGGTCGAGGCGATGGCCGACCAGGCGAGGCAGATTCCGTACGTCTCCTCGGCGAAGAGCACGCCGATCCGTGAGGAGTTGGCCGAACGACTCGCCGAGATCGCGCCGGGCGACCTCTCGCACACGTTCCTCTCGATCTCGGGGAGCGAGGCCAACGAGGTCGCGGTCCAGCTCGCCCGGGAGTACCACGACGCGCCGAAGGTGCTCACCAGGTGGCGCTCGTACCACGGCGGCACCTACGGGGCGGGGAGCCTGACGGGCGATCCCGACACCCGCGCGACGCTCGAAAACCACGCGGCGACCACCGGTGCGGCGAAGTTCCTGCCGCCGATCCCGCGGGCGTTCGACACCGACGATCCCGACGAGCTCGCGCGGCTCGCGGCCGACCACCTCGAGTTCGTGATCCGCAACGAGGACCCCGACTCGATCGCCGCGATCCTCACCGAGCCAGTAGCCGGCACCAGCGGCGGGTTCCCCGCTCCACCAGGGTACTTCGAGCGCGTCCGGGAGCTCTGTGACGAGTACGACATCTCCCTGATCGCCGACGAGGTCATCGCGGGGTTCGGCCGGTGTGGCGACTGGTTCGGGATGGACACCGAACCCGTGGATCCGGACATGATCACGTTCGCGAAGGGCGTCACGGGCGCGTACGCGCCGCTCGCGGGCGTCATCGCGGGCCCCGACGTGGGGTCGTACGTCGAGCGCGAGGGGTTCGATCTCGGCCAGACGTTCGGCGGCCATCCGGTGGCCTGCGCCGCCGGCGTCGCCGCGATCGACGCCTACACCGAGGGGCCGATCGAGAACGTCGGGGAGCTCGAACCCGTGCTCCGCGAGGGACTCGAAGACCTCGAAGCCACTCACGACGTCGTCCACGACGTTCACGGTCGGGGGTTCCTCTGGACGGTCGAGTTCGCCGATCCCGAGACCGGCGAGCCGTTCCACGATCCCCGGGTGGACGACGGTGACAACCCGGTGATGGACGTGCTCGGGGCCGCCCGCGAGGACGGCGTGCTCTTCGGCGGCGGTCGGCCGTCGTTCCAGATCATGGTGACGCCCCCGCTGATCACGAGTGACGACCAGCTGGATCGTGCGGTGAGCGTCCTCGACGGAGCCATCGATGACGTCTTCAACTAG
- a CDS encoding YihY/virulence factor BrkB family protein, whose protein sequence is MNDRIATLPTIVRRITRHVTGNYVPFLAGSLAYHVFVALVPVSLLSLVAVSAVGGEAGVGYMNEVTQPYLTPQARALLADAITGAADRTGLVVLGAAALVWSLLRIFRGLDIAFATIYDAPTHESLRRQFGDGVVAVLAVGVGLFASVIVGTIVAVVPLGPLVRLANPLLFVVVLAVVFFPLYYVFPNVDVTPQEVLPGAVVAAVGWALFHVAFQLYATYAITQEAYEVLGVVLSVLIWVYASMFILLTGAAVNAVLAGHG, encoded by the coding sequence ATGAACGATCGCATCGCCACGCTGCCAACGATCGTCCGCCGGATCACGCGCCACGTGACCGGGAACTACGTGCCCTTTCTCGCCGGGAGCCTCGCGTACCACGTGTTCGTCGCGCTCGTCCCGGTGTCGTTGCTCTCGCTCGTCGCGGTCTCGGCGGTCGGCGGCGAGGCCGGCGTCGGCTACATGAACGAGGTGACACAGCCGTATCTCACGCCGCAGGCGCGGGCGCTGCTCGCGGACGCGATCACGGGCGCGGCGGATCGCACCGGTCTCGTGGTACTGGGTGCCGCCGCGCTGGTCTGGAGCCTCCTCAGGATCTTCCGCGGGCTCGACATCGCCTTCGCGACGATCTACGACGCGCCGACCCACGAGTCGCTCCGGCGACAGTTCGGTGACGGCGTCGTGGCCGTGCTCGCCGTGGGGGTCGGGCTGTTCGCGTCGGTGATCGTGGGTACGATCGTCGCGGTAGTTCCACTGGGACCGCTCGTGCGACTCGCCAACCCGCTGCTGTTCGTGGTCGTGCTCGCGGTCGTGTTCTTCCCGCTGTACTACGTGTTCCCGAACGTCGACGTGACTCCCCAGGAGGTGCTCCCGGGGGCAGTGGTGGCCGCGGTCGGCTGGGCGCTGTTTCACGTCGCCTTCCAGCTCTACGCCACCTACGCGATCACCCAGGAGGCATACGAGGTGCTCGGCGTCGTGCTCTCGGTGCTGATCTGGGTGTACGCGAGCATGTTCATCCTCCTCACCGGAGCGGCGGTGAACGCCGTGCTGGCGGGCCACGGCTGA
- a CDS encoding YciE/YciF ferroxidase family protein, which translates to MSVQNTRDLFEHELQDIYFAEHELTSAYERMAEHTADDEIQAFFEEHVDETADHIERLVEVFEQTDEPPQTEECEGIEGLLTEWEGFLDEAESGPLLDYYNLVTAVKTERYEQSAYESLVGLAEHEGRSEAADLLRENLAEDEATLDELGEMVDDYDALS; encoded by the coding sequence ATGTCTGTCCAGAACACCCGCGACCTGTTCGAGCACGAGCTACAGGACATCTACTTCGCCGAACACGAGCTCACGTCGGCGTACGAACGGATGGCCGAACACACCGCGGACGACGAGATCCAGGCGTTCTTCGAGGAGCACGTCGACGAGACCGCCGACCACATCGAGCGGCTCGTCGAGGTCTTCGAGCAGACCGACGAACCGCCACAGACCGAGGAGTGCGAGGGTATCGAGGGGCTGCTCACCGAGTGGGAGGGGTTCCTCGACGAGGCCGAGAGCGGGCCGCTGCTCGATTACTACAACCTCGTCACGGCGGTCAAGACCGAACGCTACGAACAGTCGGCCTACGAGAGCCTCGTCGGCCTCGCCGAGCACGAGGGCCGCTCCGAGGCCGCCGACCTCCTCCGTGAGAACTTGGCGGAGGACGAGGCAACGCTCGACGAACTCGGCGAGATGGTCGACGACTACGACGCGCTCTCGTAA
- a CDS encoding beta-ribofuranosylaminobenzene 5'-phosphate synthase family protein has translation MARVTAGARLHFGFQSLALARERLYGGVGCALAEPRLVVDARPAETVHADDPRTGEYADRAVELLGVSGAEVAVRERLPRHVGLGSGTQLALAVLAAVARAHDREPRVRERAPALGRGGRSGVGCAAFERGGFVVDAGHRTERFTADPPAEGEWTVPEPIARHALPEAWRFVLVLPDLAAGRSGEGEERSLERVAAHADPAITDEIAKLVARRLLPAAAEGSLKPFGSAIAELGRLNGAWYADEQGGVYRPPLGDLIDDLGASAAIAGAGQSSWGPAVYGLTDDAHAEEARTAARDALASAGVDGNVVVCEPRNEGARIETNGN, from the coding sequence ATGGCGCGGGTCACGGCGGGCGCGCGGCTCCACTTCGGGTTCCAGAGCCTCGCACTCGCACGCGAACGGCTCTACGGCGGCGTCGGGTGCGCGCTCGCCGAACCCCGGCTCGTCGTCGACGCCCGGCCCGCCGAAACAGTACACGCGGACGACCCTCGGACTGGCGAGTACGCCGACCGCGCGGTCGAACTGCTCGGCGTCTCGGGTGCCGAGGTCGCGGTCCGTGAGCGACTCCCCCGCCACGTCGGCCTCGGCAGCGGCACCCAGCTCGCCCTCGCCGTGCTCGCGGCGGTCGCGCGGGCACACGATCGCGAGCCACGAGTGCGAGAGCGCGCGCCGGCGCTGGGTCGCGGGGGACGCAGCGGCGTCGGCTGTGCAGCGTTCGAACGGGGCGGGTTCGTCGTCGACGCGGGTCACCGGACCGAGCGGTTCACCGCCGACCCGCCGGCAGAGGGCGAGTGGACGGTGCCCGAACCGATCGCCCGCCACGCGCTCCCCGAGGCGTGGCGGTTCGTCCTCGTGCTCCCCGACCTCGCGGCGGGCCGGAGCGGCGAGGGCGAGGAACGGAGTCTCGAACGCGTCGCGGCCCACGCCGACCCCGCGATCACCGACGAGATCGCGAAACTGGTCGCGCGGCGGCTGCTGCCGGCGGCAGCCGAGGGATCGCTGAAGCCGTTCGGGAGCGCGATCGCCGAACTCGGTCGCCTCAACGGCGCGTGGTACGCCGACGAGCAGGGCGGCGTCTACCGCCCGCCGCTTGGCGACCTGATCGACGACCTCGGTGCGTCGGCGGCGATCGCGGGCGCGGGCCAGTCGTCGTGGGGCCCCGCGGTGTACGGCCTGACCGACGACGCACACGCCGAGGAAGCCCGCACGGCGGCCCGCGACGCGCTCGCGTCGGCGGGCGTCGACGGCAACGTCGTGGTCTGTGAACCCCGAAACGAGGGTGCGCGGATCGAGACGAACGGCAACTGA